The sequence GGGCTTCGTGTCGAAGGCGTCCTTGATGGCCACGAAGTGCGACTTCGCCGTGCTCCAGCCGCTCGACGAGAACGCGCCGAACCACGTGGTGTAGCGCGGCGTGCCCGAGGGCGTACCCGCCAGGTAGCTGCTCGCGTTGTTCGCCATGGAGCTGGCGGTGTTCAGCGCCTGGAGGATGGTGGACTGCTGCGTGGCATCGCACCTCCCGCTGAAGGAGATGGCACCGAGCGTCGTGACGCCACCCGGAGCAGCGGCGGCCTCGCGGGCCACGCGGCCCTCCACCCACAGGTCCACGCTGTTGGAGGCGAACGCCGTCACCGAGCCATGCACCTGCGCGGCGTAGCTCACGTGGTACGTGCCCGTGCGCGACAAATCATAGAAGTTCGACAGCGCCACCGTGCGCGTCAGCGTCTCGCCAGGGGCCAGCGTGAGGTAGTCGCTGTCCTGCGGGGCCGGGCGCTTGTAGTGCGGACCCGTGAAGGCGACAGCCTGGCCGTCCACCGTGACGTCGAACAGCGCCTCCTCCACGTCGTCCGCCGGCGTGTTCCACTTGAGCAACCGCGCCGCGCTCTTGCCGTCATTGCGCAGCGTCACGCTGACCAGCACGTCCTCACGAGCGCTGAGCGACGCCTTCGGCACCGACAGGCTCACGGAGATGTCGCGGGCCTCGGCCGACTCCGGGGCGGCCACCGGCGTCTCGCCCGCCGGGACCTGCTCCTCCGGCGCGCACGCACCGAGGAGGGACGCGCTGACCAGCCACCCGGCCAGCCAACGGGAAGAAACACCAAGACGCTTGCTCATGAAGGACTTCCTTGTGTGGGGTGGACCCGGCAGCGGCGGGGACGCAGCCGGGATGGGCCCTCTTGAGCAAGCCTCACGCCAACTCCGCGCCTGTGAGAGAACGCGGGGTTGGCGCGCTTCGCCCGTCATGCTGGAGCGCCTGCGCTCCACGCCGGGCGTAAAGAGACCTTGCGATTCAACTGGAGCGCGAACGAATCCCCAGGAGTCGCAGGCACTTGCGCGGGTGGTCAGGTGGCCTGGAACAGGTCAGCCTTCCGTCCCACACTTGCAACAGCCACACGGGCACAACCGTGCGGGAGCCGCGCGCGGAAGGGGCACGGCTCCCGGAGAACAGCTCGGCCTCAGAAGCCGTAGAGCTTGGAGAGAATCTCCTTCATTACCTCGGAGGTACCGCCGCCGATGGTGATGAGGCGCACGTCGCGCCACATGCGGGCGATGGGCGTCTCCTCGACGTAGCCCATGCCGCCGAAGAACTGCTGGCAGTCGTAGGCCACGCGCTGCGCGAGGTCTCCGGCGAACAGCTTCGCCATGGAGATCTCCTTCACCGCCGGCACTTCCTTCCGGTCATACACGTCCACCGCGTGGTAGGTGAGCCGCTTCGCCGCTTCAATCGCCGTCAGGTGCTCCACGAACTTGTGGCGCCACACCTGGAACTTCAGCAGCGGCCGGCCGAACGCCTCGCGCTCGTTGCCGTAGCGGATGGAGTCCTCCACCATCCGGTCCATGCCCGCGACGGTGGTGATGGCGCCCACCAGCCGCTCGCCCTGGAAGTTGGTCATGATGGAGTAGAAGCCCTCGTTCTCCTCGCCCAGCACGTAGCGGGCGGGGATGCGGCAGTCCTCGAAGTAGAGGACGGCCGTGTCCGAGGACAGGTTGCCCACCTTGTCGAGCTTCTTGGAGACGCCGAAGCCCTTCACGTCCGTGGGGAACGTCACCAGCGAGATTCCGCTGTAGCCCTCGCCGCCCGTGCGCACCGCCAGGGTGATGAAGTCCGCGCGCGTGCCGTTGGTAATCCACATCTTCGAGCCGTTGATGACGTAGTCATCTCCGTCCCGGCGCGCCGTCGTCTTGATGCTCGCCACGTCCGAGCCGCAGCCCGGCTCGCTCACGCCCAGCGCGGCAATCTTCTCGCCCTTGAGCGCAGGCTCGAGGAACTCGCGCTTCTGCTCGTCGGTGCCAATCTCGTTGATGATGGGCGTGGCCATCTGGCTCTGCACCAGCAGCGCCATGTTGACGCCCGCGTTGTAGCTGCGGCTCAGCTCCTCCGCGAAGGCCGTCACGTACCAGTAGTCCAGCCCGCTGCCGCCGTACTTCGGGTCGTGGTTGATGCCGAAGAAGCCCAGGTCGCCGCACTTCTTGAACAGCTCACGCGGGAAGATGCCCGCCCGGTCCCACTCCAGGCTGTGAGGCGTCATCTCCTTCTCGACGAAGGCTCGCACCGTCTTGCGGAAGGCCTCGTGCTCCTCGGTGAACGGATTGGGCATGCGCGTCCTCGCTGGGGGAAGGGATTGACGCCTGCGTCGACAGCAGGGTTGATTCTTGAATCAATAACAGGGGCCCCCCGGAGGCAACAAGCGCCGAGCCTGTCACGGCCGGGCCGCCTCCCTCGGGAGGAGGCGCCCGTCGCCCGGTGTCATTTTCTGCCTGCCTGCCCGGCTGCTGGCCGTTAATGCACCGTGCACGAGATAGTCCGCATCCCGGAGTATCTTCTTGACAGACAGTATAGAGACTGTAGTTTCCGCAGCGCAGAATTTCCATGAGCAGACGCAGCGGGCGCCGGCAGGGGCGTTTACCGCGCGGCAGGAGCAGGACGACCGTGATTCGACGCATGTGGATGGCCGCGGTACTGGCGACGGTGGTGATGACGGGGTGCGCCAAGGGCCATGACAAGCCCGGCCTTCCGGCTGAGCAGGGCCCCGCGGCGATGGGTGTGAAGGCGATTACCCCCGCCACGGAGCTGGGCGCCAACGTCACTCGCGTGACGGGTCAGGTCCGCTCCAAGCAGGAGGCCACGCTGAGCGCGCAGGCCACCGGCACCCTCGCGAAGATGAACGTGAAGGTGGGCGACAAGGTGAAGAAGGGCCAGACGCTGGCGGTCCTCGACACCTCCAACGTCTCCATCGGCGTGGAGCAGGCACGCGCGGTAAAGCAGGCGGCGGACGCCGCGTTGCAGCTCGCCACCTCCAGCCTGGAGCGCGCGCGCAAGGTGGCCGAGGGCGGCGGCATGGCCGCGGCGGCCCTGGACCAGGCGGAAATCGGCCAGAAGCAGGCGGCCGCCCAGGCGGCCCAGGCCGCCGCCGCGGTGAAGATGGCGGAGGAGAACCTGCGCGACATGGCCATCATCGCGCCCTTCGACGGCATCATCACCGCGCGCATGAAGAACATCGGCGACACGGTGGCGATGATGCCGCCCACGCCCGTGTTCTCCCTGGTGGACATCACGGGCCTGGAGGTCCGCGCGCTCGTCCCCGAGTCCGTGGTGGACAAGGTGAAGGCGGGCAGCAAGACGTCCGGCACCGTGAGCCCCAGCGGCATGCGCTTCGACGTGCAGGTGACCACGGTGGGCGCGGTGGTGGACACCACCAACCGCACCGTGGAGGTGCTGGCGGACGTGGTGGGCGAGACGGCCACGCCGCTGCGCCCCGGCTCGCTGGTGGAGCTGGACTTCTCGTCCGTGGGCCAGGCCGACGACAAGGGCCTCTTCCTCCCCGCCCAGGCCGTCAGCGCCAAGGGCCAGGAGGGCTTCGTGTGGGTGGTGCAGGACGGCACGGTGCGCAAGCGCGACGTGCGCGTCGAGCGCGTGCTGCCCGGTTACGTCCGTGTCCTCCAGGGCCTGGGCGCCGACGAGCGCGTGCTCGCCGACTCCTCCCTGGACGTGAAGGAGGGCACGGCCGTCCGCGTGGTGCAGTGACGCCTGCCCTCTCCTCTCATGACTTTTTTGGGAGCTCCTGAATGAGCCCGCTGAAGACTTTCATTTCCCGCCCCATCTTCACCGCCATGCTGATGCTGGCGGTGGTGGTGTTCGGCATCAACGCCTATCCGCGCATCGGCGTGGACCAGTTCCCCGACGTGGACTTCCCCGTCGTCACCGTGACGACGGTGCTCCCGGGCGCCGACCCGGAGACGATTGAGAAGAACGTCTCCGACCCGATGGAGGAGGCGCTCAACACGCTCAACGGCGTGGAGCAATTGCGCTCCGTCAACGTGGAGAACGTTTCGCAGATCATCGTCCGCTTCAAGCTGGACACCAAGGTGGACGTGGCCGCGCAGGACGTGCGCGACCGCGTGCAGGCCACCCTGAGCAAGCTGCCGGAGGAGATTGAGACGCCGGTGGTGGAGAAGTTCGACATCGGCGCGTCGCCCATCATGACGCTGTCCTTGTCCGGCCCCCTGCCCATTGAAGTGCTGACCAAGACGGCCGAGGACGTCGTGAAGCCGGCGCTGCAGCGTCAGCCCGGCGTGGGCAGCATCGACGTGACGGGTGGCCGCGAGCGCGAAATCCAGCTCGTGGTGGACCCGGAGCGGCTGCGTGGCTTTGGCCTCGCCATCAGCGACGTGAGCCAGGCCGTCAAGGCGCAGAACCTGGACGTGCCGGGTGGCCGCACCATGGACAACGGCCGTGAGCGCGTGGTGCGCCTCACCTCGGAAGTGAAGAGCGTGGAGGAGTTGCGCAACCTCATCATCGCCAGCCCCAACGGCGCGCCGGTGCGCGTGCGGGACGTGGCGGACGTGGTGGACGGCCCGGCGGAGGCCCGCTCGGGCGCGAAGTTCGGCCAGCGCGGCGCGGTGGCGCTGGTGGTGCGCAAGCAGTCCGGCTCCAACACGGTGCAGGTGGCGGAGCTCATCAAGGAGTCGCTGGGCGAGCTCAACAGCCAGCTTCCCCAGGGCGTCAAGGTGGAGATGGTGACGGACGGCGCGAAGTTCATCCGCTCGTCCATCGCCGCGGTGCAGTTCGACCTGGTGCTCGGCGGCTTCCTCGCGGTGCTCATCGTGCTGGTGTTCCTGCGCAACCTGAACTCCACGCTGGTGGCGGCGATTGCGCTCCCGGTGTCGGTGGTGGGCACGTTCGCCGTCATGGCGGCGCTGGGCTTCACCTTCAACATCGTCACGATGCTGGCGCTGACGCTGTCCATCGGTCTGCTCATCGACGACGCCATCGTGGTCATCGAGAACATCGTCCGTCACCTGGAAGAGGGCGCGACGCCCATGCAGGCGGCCCAGGAGGGCGCCGGTCAGATTGCCCTCGCGGTGCTCGCGGTGACGCTGGCCATCGTGGCGGTGTTCATCCCGGTGGCCTTCATGGACGGCATGATGGGCAAGTTCTTCTACCAGTTCGGCGTGACGGTGGCCGTGGCGGTGATGATTTCGTACGCCGTGTCCATGACGCTGACGCCCATGCTGTCGTCGCGCATGCTGCGCCACCACGGCTCGCCCACGGGCGTGTCCGCGGTGGTGGAGAAGGTGCTGGTGGCCACGGAGTCCGGCTACCGCCGGCTGCTGGCGGGCATCCTCAAGCGCCGCGCGCTGACGCTGGTGGTGGCGGTGGGCGTGCTCTTCGCCACGTTCGGCCTCGCCCGCTTCCTGAAGTTCACCTTCATCCCCGAGCAGGACAACGGCAACATCAAGCTCGCGGTGGAATTGCCCATCGGCTCGACGCTGCAGGAGACGTCGGCCGAGCTGGACGCGTTGTCCGCGCAGGCCGGTGCCCTCCCCGGCATCTCCTCCACCTTCGCCACCGTCGGTGGCGGCGTGCAGGAGGAGGTCCACAAGGGTGAAATCATCGTCAACTTGGTGCCGGTGAAGGAGCGCAGCTTCACGCAGATGGAGCTGAAGGCCTACCTGCGCCGCACCATCCACCCGCGCCCGGGCGTCAACGTCACGGTGCAGGACATCACCGGTGTGGCCGGCGGTGGCGCGCGCTCGCAGGCGGTGCAGTTCAACCTGCGCGGCGACAACTGGCAGGAGCTGATTACGTCCGCGGAGAAGGTGCGCCAGGCGATGCTGAAGAACCCGGGCCTGGCGGACGTGGACCTCACGTACCGCTCCGGCAAGCCGCAGTACGACGTCGAGGTGGACCGCGAGCGCGCGGCCCAGCTCGGCGTGCCGGCGGCGTCGCTGGGTGGCACGCTGCGCGCCTTCCTCGGCCGCGACAAGTTCGCGGACTACCGCGAGGGTGGCGACACGTACGAGGTGAAGCTGCGCCTGCCGCCGGACGTCCTCGCGTCCGCGGATGCGCTGGGCAAGCTCACCGTGCGCGCGCCGAACGGGCAGCTCGTGGAGCTTCGCAACCTGGCCAGGATTACGCCGGCCGACGGCCCGGTGCAGATCGACCGCGAGGCGCAGAAGCGGCAGATTACCCTGCTGGCCAACCTGAACAGCGGCTACGCGCTGAGCGAGGCCATCACCTTCCTCAACACCTACGCGGCGAAGGAGCTGCCCAAGACGGTCATCTACGACTTCGAGGGTAACGCGAAGGAGCTGGGCAAGTCGGTGGCGGCGTTCGGCTCGGCGCTGCTCCTCGGAATCATCCTCATCTACATGATTCTGGCGGCGCAGTTCGAGAGCCTCATCCACCCCTTCACCATCATGATGTCGCTGCCCTTCGCGCTCATCGGAGCCATTGGCGCGCTGCTCATCACCGGGCAGGCCATGTCGATGTTCGCGCTCATCGGCATCATCATGCTCATGGGCCTCGTGGTGAAGAACGGCATCCTCCTGGTGGACTTCACGCTGCAGCTGCGCGAGCAGGGCAAGACGGCCACCGAGGCGCTGCTGCAGGCGGCTCCGGTGCGTCTGCGTCCGATTCTGATGACGACCATCGCGATGATCGCCGGCATGGTGCCGGTGGCGATTGCGCGCGGAGACGGCGCGGAGACGCGCTCGCCCATGGCCATCACCATCATCGGCGGCCTCATCACCTCCACGTTCCTCACGCTGGGCGTGGTGCCGGTGGTGTACTCGCTGATGGACCAGCTCACGGAGAAGCTGAAGCGTCGCCGTGGACCGGGTCTGGCGCCGGGCGCCGGGCACGCGCCGGGTCCGCATGGTGAGCCCCAGCCGGGAGTCGCCGCGGCGGCTCGGGTGGAGACGGCCTGATGCGGCGGCCGGACGACAAGCCGGCCCTGCGCGCGAAGCCGCTCGCCCCCGCGGGCGAGCCGAAGCACGACCTGCACGAGGAGGGAGACCCGGCGGACGAGGGTCTCCCTTCCGGGGTGGATGAAGACAGGTCCACTCCGGAGTCCCGCCGGCTGCACGAGCTCGTCGTGCAGCTGGGCAGGTACCGCTCGCTGAGGGATCCGCTCCACGACATGTGCGAGGACCATCAGCTCACGCCGACGCAGGTCCATGCGTTGATGTGGCTGGGCAATGACGGTCCCACCAACGTGGGCGTGCTGGCGCAGCGCGTGGGCATCACGAAGAAGACGATTACGGGCGTGGTGGACCGGCTGGAGGACATGAAGCTGGTGGAGCGCGCCCGGGACGCCGAGGACCGACGTGCCGTCGTCGCGCGGCTCACCCCGCAGGGGGCGGAGCTGTACCAGCAGCTCAACCGCAGCGTGAATGAAGGCCTGCGGCGCCTGCTGGAGATGATGGAGGCCGAGGACCAGGAGGCCCTGTTCGGCCTGCTGGAGCGGATGTTGAAGCGGCTTGCCACCCGCGAGCAGGCGGTGTGAGAGAGTGAGGACGCGCGCCGACGGGACTTCCGCACGGCGCGCGTTCTGCTTTCCGCCGCGCATGCGATTCGTGGTCATCCTCATTGCGGGAGTCGCTGCGCTGGCCGCACGCGCTTCGGATGCGCCGGCGTCTCGAGGCGCCGCGACTGGAGCGAAGGCAGCTGCGAGCCGGACTCCGCCTTCAACACCCGCACCCGAGCAGGGACATGTGACGCCACCGGCGGGGGCGGCCTCGGGATTGGCCCCCTCCCCGCCTTCGCTGCTGGCAACGCGATGTCGCGCGTGGGCCGCGGACGCGCGCAATCCCTGGGCCCTGGCGCATGGCATGGTGCTGGACGGACGTGACTTCCGTGCGAGCGACGGACGACCCGCGGCGGACGCGGTGGTGGCGGACTTCCTCCGCCGCCGGCCACGCGACGCCACGTCGGGCACGGACTTCTTCTTCGATGCCTTCACCGCGGACCGCACGCCGGTGGAGCCTCACCCTGCCCTTCAGTTGAAGACGCTGCTGCTCGCTGGCTACCCGTTGTCCCAGCGCTTCGAGGCGTCCTGGGGGCCGGTGACGCTGCGGGAGCTGGTCGAGGACCTGAAGCGCGACTTCCATCCCACGGTGGTCTCGTCTCCTGACGGAGCCTGGACGCTGGATGCGCTGTCACAAGTGCTGAAGCCGGGCGCCACCTTCCGCGATGGCACCGGCGCCACCGTGCGCATCGACGCGGTGATGGAGACCGCGCTCACCACGCTGGAGACGGCGAACGCCGAGCTGCGCGTGGGCCTGAAGGCTGGACGCGCCGAGGTGCCCAAGCGCGGCCAGGGCATCTACGCGCACCCGTGCGGCGGGCTTCACTACTTCCAGGCCGTGGCCGGCTGGGCGCGACACGCTTCCGTGCGCAAGACGTGGCGCAAGCGGCTGGACGCGCAGGTGGACGTGCTGCTGTACCGGCTGGACTCCGAGACGCGGCAGTACGAGAAGACTCTCGCCTCCGCGCCCGCGTACCGGCTCCAGCTCCTCGTGCAGATGCTGAAGTTCCACGGGCACCTGCTGGAGACGCTGGGGCGCTACCGGGACGAAACGGGCTGGAAGCCCACGGACGCGCAGCTGCAGACGGTGGAGCGCGCGCGCACGTACCTCGAAGGCACGGTGCGCCGGCTCAACGAGCTCGGCGCGCTCAACGAATTGCCATCCATCGCCGCGAAGGACAGGCAGCTCGCGCTGGACCTCGTGGGCGACACGTGCCACGCCGCGCACGGTGAAGCGCTGTGGACGGGACGGCTCGACGTCAGTGCCCCAGGCGCTTCAGCTCCTCGTCGGTGAAGCCCGCCTCCTTCAACACCTCGCGCGAGTGCTGTCCCAGCGACGGCGGCTCGCGCAGCGGCGTGTCCCCCATGCGCAGTGGCGTCAACAGGTGCGTCACCTTTCGCCCCAGCCGCGCGTCCTCCGCCTCCACGAAGAGGCCACGTGCGCGGAGCTGCGCGTCGTTCAGCACCTCGTCCCCTTCCGCCACCGCCTCGATGCAAAGGTCCGTGCCCGCGAAGCGCTCCTGCCAGTACTTGAGCGGGTGCTCCGCGAACAGCCGCGTCAGCTCCGCCTTCACGCGCGCTCCCGCCTCGCCCGGCGCGTACGCGTCCTCCATCAGGTCCATCCGCCCCAGCCGCTCCAGCACGCCCGCGAAGAACTTCGGCTCCAGCGCGCCCACCGCCAGCCACCGGTCATCCGCCGTGCGGTACAGCCCGTAGCACGCGTACCCGCCATTGAGCGGCTCGCTCCCGCGCTGAAGCGGCCCACCCTCCATCCCCATGAAGAGCCGCGACGCCAGGTGCATGTGCAGGAAGGCCACCGCCCCGTCCGTCATCGACACGTCGACGAAGCGTCCCTTCCCCGTGCGCTCGCGCTCGTGCAGCGCCGCGAGGATGCCCACCAGCGCGAAGAGGCTCCCTCCGCCGATGTCCCCCATCTGCACGCCCGGAAACGCCGGAGCCCCACCCGCCTCGCCCCCGTACCCGATGAGGCCCGCGCGGGCGACGTAGTTCAAGTCGTGCCCCGCCTTCAGCCGGTCCGGCCCCGTCTGCCCGTAGCCGGAGATGGCGCAGTAGATGAGGCGCGGGTTCTCCGCCCGCAGCACCGCCTCGCCCACGCCCAGCTTGTCCATGACGCCGGGCCGGAAGCTCTCCACCAGCACGTCGTAGCCGCGCACCAATCGCTTCAGCGCCTCGCGTCCTTCAGGCGTCTTGAGGTTCAGCGTCACCGAGCGCTTGTTCCGGTTGAGCCCGTAGAACAACCCGCTCACGTCGTCGCGCAGGGGCGGCATCTGCCGGACGTAGTCGCCACCTTCCGGCTCCTCCAGCTTGTCCACGGTGGCCCCCAGGTCCGCCAGCACCAGCGTGGCGTAGGGCCCCGGCAGCAGGCGCGACAAATCCAGGACGCGCAGGCCCGTGAGCGGAAGCGACGACATGGGACTCCTCCAGGAAGACTTCAGCGGTGGAAACGACAGCGGCGCGGCCCCCGGAAGGAGGACGCGCCGCAGGGGCCCGAAGGCCGGAAGTCATCACGCCAGCAGCTTGGCCAGCTTCATCGCGAGGCCCATGTCCATGGGCTTGAACTTCAGCTTGCCCTGCATGGCGGCCATCTGCGCGTTCAGCTTCTTCTCGCGAATCTTCACGAAGTCGTCGTTGCTCACGGACACCGTCATCTTCGGCGTGCCCTCGGCACCCTTGGACACCCAGTTGTCCGGCTTCGTCAGGTCCACCGTCCACTTGCCACCGTTATCGCCGGTGATGTCGAAGTGGATGATCGCGTTGATATCCTTGGCCAGCTCCGGCTTCTGCTTGAGGACGTTGGGGATTTCGTTCTCGATAATGTCCTGCGCGTTCACGGCTCGCTCCTTGGCCTGGTCGTTGATTGGAGAATCAAGACACGGTGGGGACCGTAATGGCGCCCCCCTGGCAGGTCAAGACAAGCCGTGTGCCAACCGTTCGTCAGGCGCTGGTGGACGCAGCGGAGGGATTCAGCGAGCGGCGCACCATGTCCAGCAAGTCATTCAGCTCGAATGGCTTGGCCAGGTGCCCCACCGCGCCGATGTCCGCGGCCTTGCTGCCCACGTTGCGGTCCGCGCTGAGGACGATGAGGGGGATGCCGGCCACCGCGGGCTTCTGCCGCATCCGCTGGGCGAACTCCCAGCCGTCCATCACCGGCATCATCAAGTCCAACAGGATGAGGTTGGGAGGCTCGGGCTCGAGCCGCTCCAGGGCCTCCTTGCCGTTGCGGGCGCGGCGAATCTCGAATCCCTCGGCCTCCAGAATCTCCGAGAGCGCCTCCAGGATGTCCGGGTCGTCATCGACGACCAGGACCACTGGGGCGCCAGCATGCTGTGCATTGTGCGGGGTCAGAGCAGTCTCCCTGGGTGCGTCGCCGGGATTCTTCCACCATGCCTGCGTCC comes from Pyxidicoccus parkwaysis and encodes:
- a CDS encoding M35 family metallo-endopeptidase, producing MSKRLGVSSRWLAGWLVSASLLGACAPEEQVPAGETPVAAPESAEARDISVSLSVPKASLSAREDVLVSVTLRNDGKSAARLLKWNTPADDVEEALFDVTVDGQAVAFTGPHYKRPAPQDSDYLTLAPGETLTRTVALSNFYDLSRTGTYHVSYAAQVHGSVTAFASNSVDLWVEGRVAREAAAAPGGVTTLGAISFSGRCDATQQSTILQALNTASSMANNASSYLAGTPSGTPRYTTWFGAFSSSGWSTAKSHFVAIKDAFDTKPITVDCSCKKTYYAYVYPTQPYTIYVCKAFWSAPLSGTDSKGGTLIHEMSHFNVVAGTDDHVYGQSGAKSLAISNPAQALDNADNHEYFAENTPFQN
- a CDS encoding acyl-CoA dehydrogenase family protein yields the protein MPNPFTEEHEAFRKTVRAFVEKEMTPHSLEWDRAGIFPRELFKKCGDLGFFGINHDPKYGGSGLDYWYVTAFAEELSRSYNAGVNMALLVQSQMATPIINEIGTDEQKREFLEPALKGEKIAALGVSEPGCGSDVASIKTTARRDGDDYVINGSKMWITNGTRADFITLAVRTGGEGYSGISLVTFPTDVKGFGVSKKLDKVGNLSSDTAVLYFEDCRIPARYVLGEENEGFYSIMTNFQGERLVGAITTVAGMDRMVEDSIRYGNEREAFGRPLLKFQVWRHKFVEHLTAIEAAKRLTYHAVDVYDRKEVPAVKEISMAKLFAGDLAQRVAYDCQQFFGGMGYVEETPIARMWRDVRLITIGGGTSEVMKEILSKLYGF
- a CDS encoding efflux RND transporter periplasmic adaptor subunit — translated: MWMAAVLATVVMTGCAKGHDKPGLPAEQGPAAMGVKAITPATELGANVTRVTGQVRSKQEATLSAQATGTLAKMNVKVGDKVKKGQTLAVLDTSNVSIGVEQARAVKQAADAALQLATSSLERARKVAEGGGMAAAALDQAEIGQKQAAAQAAQAAAAVKMAEENLRDMAIIAPFDGIITARMKNIGDTVAMMPPTPVFSLVDITGLEVRALVPESVVDKVKAGSKTSGTVSPSGMRFDVQVTTVGAVVDTTNRTVEVLADVVGETATPLRPGSLVELDFSSVGQADDKGLFLPAQAVSAKGQEGFVWVVQDGTVRKRDVRVERVLPGYVRVLQGLGADERVLADSSLDVKEGTAVRVVQ
- a CDS encoding efflux RND transporter permease subunit, with the protein product MSPLKTFISRPIFTAMLMLAVVVFGINAYPRIGVDQFPDVDFPVVTVTTVLPGADPETIEKNVSDPMEEALNTLNGVEQLRSVNVENVSQIIVRFKLDTKVDVAAQDVRDRVQATLSKLPEEIETPVVEKFDIGASPIMTLSLSGPLPIEVLTKTAEDVVKPALQRQPGVGSIDVTGGREREIQLVVDPERLRGFGLAISDVSQAVKAQNLDVPGGRTMDNGRERVVRLTSEVKSVEELRNLIIASPNGAPVRVRDVADVVDGPAEARSGAKFGQRGAVALVVRKQSGSNTVQVAELIKESLGELNSQLPQGVKVEMVTDGAKFIRSSIAAVQFDLVLGGFLAVLIVLVFLRNLNSTLVAAIALPVSVVGTFAVMAALGFTFNIVTMLALTLSIGLLIDDAIVVIENIVRHLEEGATPMQAAQEGAGQIALAVLAVTLAIVAVFIPVAFMDGMMGKFFYQFGVTVAVAVMISYAVSMTLTPMLSSRMLRHHGSPTGVSAVVEKVLVATESGYRRLLAGILKRRALTLVVAVGVLFATFGLARFLKFTFIPEQDNGNIKLAVELPIGSTLQETSAELDALSAQAGALPGISSTFATVGGGVQEEVHKGEIIVNLVPVKERSFTQMELKAYLRRTIHPRPGVNVTVQDITGVAGGGARSQAVQFNLRGDNWQELITSAEKVRQAMLKNPGLADVDLTYRSGKPQYDVEVDRERAAQLGVPAASLGGTLRAFLGRDKFADYREGGDTYEVKLRLPPDVLASADALGKLTVRAPNGQLVELRNLARITPADGPVQIDREAQKRQITLLANLNSGYALSEAITFLNTYAAKELPKTVIYDFEGNAKELGKSVAAFGSALLLGIILIYMILAAQFESLIHPFTIMMSLPFALIGAIGALLITGQAMSMFALIGIIMLMGLVVKNGILLVDFTLQLREQGKTATEALLQAAPVRLRPILMTTIAMIAGMVPVAIARGDGAETRSPMAITIIGGLITSTFLTLGVVPVVYSLMDQLTEKLKRRRGPGLAPGAGHAPGPHGEPQPGVAAAARVETA
- a CDS encoding MarR family winged helix-turn-helix transcriptional regulator, whose translation is MRRPDDKPALRAKPLAPAGEPKHDLHEEGDPADEGLPSGVDEDRSTPESRRLHELVVQLGRYRSLRDPLHDMCEDHQLTPTQVHALMWLGNDGPTNVGVLAQRVGITKKTITGVVDRLEDMKLVERARDAEDRRAVVARLTPQGAELYQQLNRSVNEGLRRLLEMMEAEDQEALFGLLERMLKRLATREQAV
- a CDS encoding CaiB/BaiF CoA transferase family protein; amino-acid sequence: MSSLPLTGLRVLDLSRLLPGPYATLVLADLGATVDKLEEPEGGDYVRQMPPLRDDVSGLFYGLNRNKRSVTLNLKTPEGREALKRLVRGYDVLVESFRPGVMDKLGVGEAVLRAENPRLIYCAISGYGQTGPDRLKAGHDLNYVARAGLIGYGGEAGGAPAFPGVQMGDIGGGSLFALVGILAALHERERTGKGRFVDVSMTDGAVAFLHMHLASRLFMGMEGGPLQRGSEPLNGGYACYGLYRTADDRWLAVGALEPKFFAGVLERLGRMDLMEDAYAPGEAGARVKAELTRLFAEHPLKYWQERFAGTDLCIEAVAEGDEVLNDAQLRARGLFVEAEDARLGRKVTHLLTPLRMGDTPLREPPSLGQHSREVLKEAGFTDEELKRLGH
- a CDS encoding SCP2 sterol-binding domain-containing protein — its product is MNAQDIIENEIPNVLKQKPELAKDINAIIHFDITGDNGGKWTVDLTKPDNWVSKGAEGTPKMTVSVSNDDFVKIREKKLNAQMAAMQGKLKFKPMDMGLAMKLAKLLA
- a CDS encoding response regulator translates to MVLVVDDDPDILEALSEILEAEGFEIRRARNGKEALERLEPEPPNLILLDLMMPVMDGWEFAQRMRQKPAVAGIPLIVLSADRNVGSKAADIGAVGHLAKPFELNDLLDMVRRSLNPSAASTSA